One region of Aeromicrobium sp. Sec7.5 genomic DNA includes:
- a CDS encoding sugar phosphate isomerase/epimerase family protein produces the protein MTQTARARQIGANTWIWTSPLTDENVGPLLQRVAGLGFDAVELPLENTGDLTTGVVAQALADTGLVPCVVGAMAPGRHLVATDAATIDDTRAYLMACVDLAAEIGATSVCGPFYAATGRVWRMSAQERSAAYTQLRESLAPVVEYAGERGVTLGIEPLNRYETSLVNTVEQGLEALGDLLGPALGIALDTYHLNIEERSSADAVRRAGEHLVHVQVCGNDRGAPGGDQTDWPALLTALDEVGHEGPLVIESFTADNASIATAASIWRPLADSQDDLARDGLHFLRSLTAPVPSTAGARP, from the coding sequence GCGCGCCAGATCGGGGCCAACACCTGGATCTGGACCTCGCCCCTGACCGACGAGAACGTCGGCCCGCTCCTGCAGCGGGTCGCCGGGCTCGGCTTCGACGCCGTCGAGCTGCCCCTGGAGAACACCGGGGACCTCACGACGGGCGTCGTGGCGCAGGCACTGGCCGACACCGGCCTGGTGCCCTGCGTGGTCGGGGCTATGGCGCCCGGGCGGCACCTGGTCGCGACCGACGCGGCCACGATCGACGACACCCGGGCCTACCTCATGGCCTGCGTCGACCTCGCCGCCGAGATCGGGGCCACCTCGGTCTGCGGACCGTTCTACGCCGCGACAGGACGCGTGTGGCGGATGTCGGCCCAGGAGCGGTCGGCGGCCTACACGCAGCTGCGCGAGTCGCTCGCGCCGGTCGTCGAGTACGCGGGGGAGCGGGGAGTGACGCTGGGCATCGAGCCGCTCAACCGGTACGAGACCTCGCTCGTCAACACGGTCGAGCAAGGACTCGAGGCGCTCGGCGACCTGCTCGGGCCGGCGCTGGGGATCGCGCTCGACACCTATCACCTGAACATCGAGGAGCGCTCCAGCGCCGACGCCGTTCGTCGAGCCGGCGAGCACCTCGTGCACGTCCAGGTCTGCGGCAACGACCGGGGCGCACCCGGCGGTGACCAGACCGACTGGCCGGCCCTGCTCACGGCGCTCGACGAGGTCGGTCACGAGGGTCCGCTCGTGATCGAGAGCTTCACGGCCGACAACGCCTCCATCGCCACGGCGGCCTCGATCTGGCGGCCCCTGGCCGACTCCCAGGACGACCTCGCCCGCGACGGTCTCCACTTCCTCCGGTCGCTCACGGCGCCGGTCCCCTCCACCGCAGGAGCACGTCCATGA